Genomic DNA from Penaeus monodon isolate SGIC_2016 unplaced genomic scaffold, NSTDA_Pmon_1 PmonScaffold_1802, whole genome shotgun sequence:
tatatatatatataagagagagagagagaggagagagaggagagagagagagagaggaggggagagagagagagagagagagggagaagagagagagagggcgagagagagagagagagagagttaaagattttttttctttcctcaaattatataatattaatatgaactCAAAAAGATTATTAATAGAaaagtgtttttatattttttttttattaacaaaaaatgttatatgtaaatTTCTATCTATTCAAAGGTGCATtacctaaaatacaaaaaaaaatatatatatataaaatagaataataatcttattactataatgtttatatatatattttttagttttattgtaataaatatcCATTTTAGGGAAGTTATTTAAATGCTGATTAaaaattaataggaaaaaaataagatgtttTACCTAAGTTGTGTGACACTGAAAAATGTCAGTACATctttagatattaataatatattaattttggcaTTTTCCTCAATATAAAGGAGAAAATATCTCAGCTTTacgatataattttaaattttgaattttaattgatattaacGCCACTGTGATTGATATACAAATAATTTCTCGAATTAAAAAGAATCGAAAGAGTTCTCCATCGAGTTTAGTGACACCAATTGTCAAAACTTCTTTCAAATCTATAATCAACCCCTTTCCGATTTTTAATACCCTACTCGAAGTTAATTTCGAACAAAGCATATAACTTCATAAAACTATTATCAATTACCATAACACTCCATTAAGTAAAGAAAGATTTAATCCCAAAATAAGCAACAATTAACAAGAAATCAAAATCGAAAGATGCTACACCCCTATGACGTCACACCAAAACAATGTCCAGTTGGCAAAACGTAAACAAACATCGTGATGGTCGGATCGCCTTCCCTTTCGCCTCCTAATTAAGGCCCAAAACAAGCGATAAAGAAGGATAAATAGGgcagaataaaggagaaagagaggagaataagagagggagaggacaatgTCGTGGCTGAGTATTAATCTGAATGATAGTTTGAATAGTTTAAAAGGACAGATATCAACGTTGACGAAGGAAGTTCTGTCTGAGGAAATTGAAGATGGTACgaagttgttttttctctttttctctctgtttctgtcccttttttggggtgttttgttctgtttttgatGTTTATTTCTTTGGTTATTCTTTACACATGCTTCGttgcccgttttttttctttttatttattttttattacattgaaGATGgtacgaagtttttttttctctctttttctctctttctgtcccttttttttgggggtttttttcagttttgtgtttatatttctggCTTATTCTTTAaacttgcttccttttttttttttttattctttttatttatttttgggttaattttcgGGTCTAGCTATgaatttcatccctttttttttttttttttttatttctttcattttttattttttgttttttctctttttgtatttctttcattcttttccccttttcattatcttgttagtattaagaaaaaaaaaaaagaaaaatagcgatAATCTCTAATTCCCGCCAAAGAATTTggaattaagtaattaattaatttaaattttaattaattaattattaattaataacattaaattattcattatataaaattttatagcaataattattcataattgcATTCAATCcgttaatttaattaattaatattaaattttattattttcattggttcttgttccttttttgtatttttttttttttttttttgttccttttttgggatttgtcgttttttttttttttttctatttttttgtatttcgttgttttttttttttttttttttatttttgtgttttttgtttttttttgatttttgtttttttttttttgtttcctttttttgtatttctgttttttttttttccttttttgtattttttttgtcatattttcatctttttcatttaatttaattttcttatttcattgtcataattttttcaatgttattaaatttatatataattaaatttaattatcttaatctatataattaatttttattaattaaagttaatcttatatgaattaattttattattaattttaaagttatcttattgtaattaattttaataaattaatttttaatttaagtaatttaaatttttttatatgtaattaatcttatttaaatttaattgaatgataaataatcattcgtttaattctttttgtattttattttatttattttttaaatatatttttttatttattaattattttatttttattggttatatttttatagatattatttttaatttttaaaattatattattaaaatttttcaattccACAAAACAGAACGTTATTTATCaacgagaaaataaaacagaaagagagtagagagagagaggagaaagagagagagagagaagatatagaaaggaaagagagcagagagtggagaagagagagagagaaagattaaaagagatagagagagagagagagagagagagagagagttagatatagaaagagcgaatgagagagagagagagagcgaaaggatagaaaaagagaggagaaagaatgagagaggcaaagatagatatagagaaggagagagataagagagagagggctgagagagaggaaagtaatatgaagagagaaagagagtgagtgagaatgaatagaagagaaagagagagagagagagtgataaagagagagagaaaatgagatgtagagaaagatagatatgatgagagagaggagaggagagatagagagagagtgataaagagaagagcatgagagagagaaagtagatatataaagagagagagagacagagagaccataaaatagaaaaagaaaagagagagcacgagaagaagataaagaaagagaagagaagaaaatagaaaggtttgttaatatattatttatatttatttatattcatatttttattatttatttatatatttgttttattcaatttatttcctgattttttttttctattttcatacgttttttcttttctattttttttcctttattttcttttccgtcttttttttattagttattctccctttttcgttactctatttctctcttctcgtttcatctctctctcctctctttctctctatagtatatatataatatatatatatataatataatatatatgacatatatatatagatatgatatagtatatagatatatatatatatatagagtggggaaatagagcgagcgaggagagagagaggagagagagagagagagcgagagagagagagcgagagagggagagatagagagagatatcgagagctcttcagagcgagagagagcgtacGCTCTAGAGAGCTGTAGAGAGAGGGGGGTCCGAGCAGCAAGAAGCGATATAGcgagttaaagatttttttttcttcctcaaattatatatattaatatgaacttcaaaaaaagatttattaatagaaaagtgttttttatatttttgttttttcttttttattaaacaaaaacatgTTAACATgttaaatttctttctctctattcaaaGGTGCATTATAAcctaaaatacacaaaacaatatatatatataaaatagaataatactcTTTAACTATTacgaaaaataatgtttatatatgataattgtttttttatagttttaaaaaatattattttatttaattgaaTAATAGTcccattttttttgaaagttaaTTAAAAgggagttatttttttatttaagaaaattaatgctggattaaaaaaattaaaaaaattagaattagggaacaaaaaaaaaaaaaagatgttttttaaaaaaaaaaaaacaaaaaaaaaaaaacgaaaaaaaaaaaaaaaaaaaaagtttttaaaaacaaacaaaaatttaaaaaaaaaccaaacgattaaaaacaaaaaaaaaaaaaaaaaaaaaacctaaaaaaactaaAGTTGTGTGGAAAACGAATAAATACAGCTGAAAAATGTCAgtacatcacataaaaaaaataaaaaaaacaagcaatcagacagacagacaaataaaaaaacaaacaaaaaatccgaATCATCCGTACAAAAAAGAAACTCTTTAttaaaaaatctaaatctaaacacaaacaaataataaagggCAAAAACAAAAGATGCAACatcaatggggaaaaaaaaaacatcctttaaAGGTTCGTCTTTGTAGGGGGGAgggattattaaaataattaatatatttaaatttttgggcatattttttttcctcaaatataAAGGATATAAAATATCCTCTCAGTTCCCTcaggttttaaatataaaaaattaccgtTACAAgcgatataattttgtttttatagaaataatttatataaattttgaattttattgatattaacaacTAAATTAACCGGCCACTGTGAttgatataacaaaataattttcccttctttctgcgAATTATACAAGAATCGAAggatttctctcctctcccatcgtTTTAGGTGACACAAACCCAATTGTCAAAACCTAGAAAACTGGTGCTTCCAAAGCTAATACTAACTTCTTTCAAATCTATAATCAAAacacccctttcctctttttttccgattttttttttaattttaataaaataacaactaaactcctaaaaatataaataatacccttactaaaaatataataataataccctaaCTCTATCCctatactaaataaaaattattaattaaacatAATTTAAATAAACATACCCCGACTACTCATATAATTAAATTTACCCTAAACCCTACACTACACGATACAGAGATAACTCCTACTTCGAAGTTAAAAAAATCTTTCCGAAAAagctataacaacaaaaaactaaaactaaaaaactaaaaactgcaTAAAACTAATTAAAACTATTTCAATTACCAAATAACAACTCCATTAAGTAAAGAAAGCTTTTATTTAATCCCAAAATAGCAAcaattaacaagaaaataaaatcgaaagATGCTACAACTACCAAACACCCCTATACGGTCACACCAAAACGAACACCAAACATTGTTCCAGTTGgcaaaaacgtaaacaaacaatCGTGAGGGGGTCGTATCGCCTTCCCTACTCGCCTTCACCTTTCGCCTTCCAATTAAGGCCCAAAACATcgataaagaatgataaatagGGTCAGTAATAAagtagaaagagatgagaaataaagagaggagaggcaatgtcGTGGCTTGGAGTAGTAATCTTAATGGATGtttgaatgttttaaaaaaataaaataaaaaaggacagaTATCCCGTTGACTAGGAAGGTTCCTGTCCTGAGGAAATTGAAGATGgtacgaagtttttttttctctctttttctctctctttctgtcccttttttgggtgttttgttcagtttttgatGTTTATTTCTGCGCTTATTCTTTAcacttgcttcctttttttttttttattctttttatttattttttggttaattttgcGATCTTATGCTATgaatttcatctcctttttttgtttttttttgttatttctttcattctttttattttttgttatttctctttcttgttatttctttcattcttttctctttcattattcttgttcgtattaagaaaaaaaaaaaagaaaactagcgATAATTCTCTAATTCCTGCCATGAATTTcgtaattaatgtaattaattaattaatttaattaattaattattaattaataacattaattattcattatatacattatatatgcaatatacattattcataattGCATCATctcgttaattaattaattaattatattatattattttcattgtttcttgttcctttttttgtattttttttttttttttttttttttgttcctttttttgttattttcgtttttttgttttttttttctatttttttgtattttcgttgtttttttttttttttttttttttctattttcgttgtttttttgttctttttttgtattttctctgtcataattttcattctttttcatttaattaattttctttctattttcattgtcataattttatttcaatgttattaatattatatataattaaatttaattaatcttaatcttatatgtaattaattttatttattaattaatgttaatcttatatgtaattaattttatttattaattaatgttaatcttatgtgtaattaattttatttattaattaatcttcATCTTATTTGTAATTAATCTTATTAATtaagtaattttattaattaagtaattaatcttaatcttatatgtaattaatcttaattaattgaattgaatgataaataatcatCTCGTTAATtcctttgtgtatttttatttttattattttttaaatatatttttttcatttatttatttttatttttatttttattgtttttttattatagatattattattattatagatattattatagatattatagatattatagatattattattattatagatattattattattattattattattattattattattattattattattattattatagatattattattattatagatattatagatattattattatagattattattattatagatattatagatattattattatagatattattattattatagatattatagatattattattatagcatcaGATAAACTTGTATAATGAGTTGGAaatcggagattttttttttattttttaaaaatcttttttaattctttaattctctttttattttatatatatatatatatatatatatatatatatatatatatatatatatatatatatatatatatatttttttttttttttttttttttttttttttttttatgtttaataatttaattaattaatatttaattcatattttttcatttttaattttttaaagtaaaaatagagCTCGTTATGCAGATTTTCTCTTGTGATTCGTGGAAGAAAAACCGATTTGCATTTTATttgtgaaatagaaaaaaaatgccgATTATTGgcctattgattattattattattattattattatcattattattattataattattattattgattattgataaaGTCGCAGTTTCAATTGCATGATTGTAGCGTAATGTTTTTTCCCCGAATTAAAGTcacgttttttttagatttccgtTGGATTATATTAAAGAATTTACTTTCTCTCAATAAGTCACGTTTTCTAGTTTTCCGTAAGATTATATTAATTTGAATTTCTCTCTCAATAAGTCACATTTTCTAGTTTTCTATCAGATTAACTTGAATttctatattaactatattatattaactatatattatattatatatattatattactatatactatattaactatatatttctttattaactatatatttctttattaactTGAATTTCTATATTAACTTGAATTTCTAAGCTTCTCTGTCAGTAAGTcacgttttttttagatttctgtAAGATTGTATTAATTCGAATTTCTAAGCTTCTCTGTCATTAAGTCACGTTTTTTAGATTTCTGCCGTATTATATTAATTCGAATTTAACTCCCCTgagtttttttgtcaaaaaatcaCGTTTTCAAGGTTTCCGTCAGATTATATTAACTTGAATTTACTCTCCTAAGCTTTTttgtccaaaaaatatattaatgatataataattataatataataatgtactaatataataatatataatgattaataataattaatgatgtaatattaattggaatatattaattaatcttCAAAGCTTTtctttcaataaataataataaagtgtaataattaaaaaattaattaatgataaagaaataaattaaatgataataataacaataaaatgtaatcaatgtattatcaaaattaaataatgataaagaaataaagattataatatgattgaaataaagattattatataaggattacaatataatctaataataataatttataatatataaaggttataatataattgaaataaagattCCGTCAGAACAAGTGCTTGAAAAGTAAcctaagataatataaataataataaataataataataataataataaataataaataacatcacaaaaaaaatatatatatatttagattaaggAATTGTGAAGGTGTTGGTTTTATGTAAAAAtcgctgtttttttgtgtgatttgtgattgGATGGCTCAGCGTGGTTAAAATCATGCTGATTATCATGATgtttagatgataataataattagtctctatctctttcttttatgctttctttctctctctctttctttctctctctctttctttctctctttctctctctctctctctctctctctctccccccctccctctctctctctctctctctctctctctctctctctctctctctctctctctctctctctctctctctctctctccctctctctcctccccccctccctccctccctccctccctctctctgtctctgtctctgtctctttatctctctctcttttctctcctatcctgtcctctcctctcctctcttctctctctctactattctctctctcttttctttcttctcttcttctctctctctctctctctcttctctctccctctctctcttctcatctctctctttctctctctctctctctttctctctctttctctttctctctttctttctttctttatctgtctcttcctatctctctctctctctctctttcactttcttttatacatttattaacatgaatacggttcatatatttttaaacttgttcTTGCGCGGAAGGCAGGAATACGTGGCTgattgttgtgtattttttttatatgttacgtattttttatgagaaaattattattgttagttgttgtttttttaagctaTTTTACGCCTAAGATGAGCTATAATGTCGCAAAATTTCCTGAAATCTCAttcctttacgtttttttttttttttttttttttttttgaggtagatgttactaattatttttataactacatatgttacatatttttttattattattaatgttagtttttttttacctatttttcgcCTAAGACGAGCTATAACGTCGCAAAATTTCCTGAAATCTCACTCCTTTCCGCAGAGTCCGGAGCAGatcgttgtgtattttttttataactatatgttacgtattttttatgagattattattgttattattattatttttttaaagctattttaTGCCTAAGAAGCTATAATGTCGCAGAGTTTCCTGAAATATGtcacatatattctttttatagctATTTTACGCCCAAGACGTTATGTAACGTCGCAGAGTTTCCTGAAATATGTcatgtatattctttttaaagCTATTTTACACCCAAGACGTTATGGAATATGtcacgtatattttttttaaagctattttaCGCCTAAGACGAGCTATAACGTCGCAGAGTTTCCTGAAATCTCACTCCTTTCCGCAGAGTccgttgtgtatttttttattatatgttacgtatcttttttatgagaaaattattattgtttttttttaagctattttACGCCTAAGACGAGCTATAACGTCGCAGAGTTTCCTGAAATCTCattcctttccgtttttttttttttttttttgaggtagatatgttactaattttttttataactacatgttacgtatttttttattattattattgttagttgttgttttttaagctATTTTACGCCTAAGACGAGCTATAACGTCGCAGAGTTTCCTGAAATCTCATTCCTTTCCGCAGAGTCCGGCGACGAGCAGATCGTTGTCCCGCGCGACCAGATTAAGGCCTTGGAAGCGCAGATCAATCTCCAGCGGCATGAGGTGTGTGTCGgggagattttctctctctctctctctcttttgttttatttattttctatttttgtttatttatttattcatttattcctttttttgtaggatgaatgtttgtgttttttttttcttttttctttttcttgtttttctgtgtcttccgttttcttctttttcttgtttttctgtgtcttccgttttcttctttttcttgtttttcttctaattctttttcttcttctcctctttcttccttttcttctcctccttctctttctgtatctcattctcctctttcttaatcTCCAGCGGCATGAGGTTTAAGTTTAATGTAGTATCGGTTTACTACAGGTTTACTACTacctgtagtagtagtaatagtatatatagtaatagtagtgtagtATATTTAGTCATAGTAATTTAGTAGTCATAGTAATATAGTAGTCATAGTAATTTAGTAGTCATAGTAATTTAGTAATAGTAGTGTAGTAATGtagtgtagtagtatagtatatagtttagtatatattatagtatagtagtatagtgtagtatagtatagtttagtatatagtatagtatagtagtgtagtatagtagtatagtgtagtatagtattatagtatatattcaagtatagtagtatagtatatattatagtatatattatagtatagtagtatagtatagtagtatagtatatattatagtatatattatagtatagtagtatagtatatattcaagtatagtagtatagtatatattatagtatatattatagtatagtagtatagtatatattcaagtatagtagtatagtatatattatagtatatattatagtatagtagtatagtatatattcaagtatagtagtatagtatatattatagtatagtagtatagtatatattcaagtatagtagtatattatatattatagtatatattatagtatagtagtatagtatatattcaagtatagtagtatagtatatattatagtatatattatagtatagtagtatggtatatattcaagtatagtagtatagtatatattatagtatatattatagtatagtagtatagtatatattcaagtatagtagtatagtatatattatagtatagtagtatagtatatattcaagtatagtagtatagtatataatatagtaatgtagTGTAgtttaatgtttgtgtttttcgtctccttctttatcttgtttttctttgttttccatttttttcttttccatctttttcttcttcctctctttcctcttcttc
This window encodes:
- the LOC119569686 gene encoding uncharacterized protein LOC119569686 (The sequence of the model RefSeq protein was modified relative to this genomic sequence to represent the inferred CDS: added 136 bases not found in genome assembly); this translates as MSWLSINLNDSLNSLKGQISTLTKEVLSEEIEDATINKKIKSKDATTTKHPYTVTPKRTPNIVPVGKNEGSCPEEIEDESGDEQIVVPRDQIKALEAQINLQRHELEESRKTRLEMEERLHAGDLHAAHQLGILRKQLEEQEKELRNYKA